The Paenibacillus pabuli DNA segment GTAACCCAGGTTGGGAGTTACGATCGCCATCAGTGCACCTGCAATCCCGGCAAAGAATATCGCCGAAAACAGCAAACGACTTCGTGTTAACAGCAGCACGGCTGACAACAACAGGGACAGACTGCACAGCTCCAGCGGCAGCGATGTCCTCACACCCCACACCCCGCCGTAGACATACCATAACTGAAGCAGAACTTCACAACCAATCATGAAGATGGCTATTCTCATTCGCAGCACCCGCCGTGTACGTTCTGGCCATGCTCTCAACTTATTTCTAAGCAGGTACAGCAAGATAATCACTATTGCCGTGCAGGCTATCGCCCATATGTGTGGATTCGAAAACATGATAAAAGGCCGTTCATCATAAGGGTCAAGCCACTGGGGATATCCCATGTACTTCTCCTTCCCATCACAAACAGTGATACCTTGAAATGTAATATTTTTCATTTTGGCATTAATTGAAGCGAAAGTCTATCCGTTGGGTGTTTCAGATATGTGTTGCTTTATAATTATCTTCATGTTAAGATAAATTCAGAACAAAACAAACAAAAAGTTAGTCGCTTAATAAAAGTTAAATAACAACTTACACATAATCAAGAATACCCAATCCCAATTATTCAGGAGGAATTAACAATGCAAATCAAAGGACTTCACCACGTATCCGCACTGACCGCACATGCCGCTGAAAACTATCGCTTTTACACCAATGTCATGGGCCTTCGCCTGATCAAAAAAACAGTAAACCAGGATGACGTTTCCGTATACCACCTCTTCTATGGAGATGAAAAAGGCAATCCCGGCACCGAGCTGACATTCTTCGAGATTCCGATGGCCGGACAGACACGCGAAGGCGTGAACAGCATCTCTGCTACTTCGCTGCGCGTTCCTAATGATGCCGCTCTCCAGTATTGGATCCAACGGTTTGATGAATATGAAGTACCTCATGGTGAAATTACGAATCGTGGTGGCCGTGCAACACTTTCATTTACTGATTTTGAAAACCAGCGTCTGATCTTGGTGTCTGACGAGAACAACACAGGTGTACCTGGGGGAAAACCATGGGATCAGAGCCCGGTACCGACTGAATACGGTATTGTAGGCCTTGGTCCTGTACACCTCACCGTTCAGGACGCATCGTTGACGGCAACGGTTCTCACGGAGCTGCTTGGATTCCGCCAAAAAGGAACCTACCCTGCTTTTGTTGCAGGACAACCGGATGTCCTTATATTTGAATCTGGTGAAGGAGGCAGTGGTTCCGAGGTCCATGTAGAGGAGCGTAACGACTTGCCAATCGAGAGACCTGGACGTGGTAGCGTACACCATGTTGCATTCCGGGTGGATAATGAAGAGGAATTGAGACAATGGGTGGAACGTGTTCGTAACTTCAGTTTCCCGAATTCCGGTTTCGTCGATCGTTTTTACTTCCGTTCCCTGTATTTCCGTGAAGCGAACGGCATCCTGTTTGAGCTCGCAACGGATGGTCCTGGTTTCGATACAGACGAGGAACTTGCCCATTTGGGAGAATCGCTCGCTCTGCCACCATTCCTGGAAAGCCGCCGGGCAGAGATTGAAGCCAATCTCAAACCTCTCGATACAATGATTCGTTAAGAGTTCATAACTCTAGACTATTTCTCTCAAACCAAAAACGATTATTGCATGCGTCGGGGGTTCAGCTGAACCTTCTAACGTAATGACAATAATCGTTTTTTTATAAACAATAAAATATTATTTAGTCAGATAAGAAGTAGTCAATGGAACGAACAGCGAAGAACCCGGTTCTTCATCAACGATCTCCACAAAAACAAAATCAGCCTCGGAAACATCAACATCTACACCCTGCAATCCACGATCTGCTGCAACGGTGAGTGTTTTCAGGGTTGTATTATTATGATCTATAATTCTGATCTCGTGGGAACCCGCAATGGCTGCCAGTTCCAGATGTAATTTGGAATACTTTTTTTGTGTCATGATCTGAAAGCTTTCGCCTTGTTTCACGGAGTCCGTATGAAGATATACATCTTTGTAGTCTTTCCCTTTATACGAGGTGTCGCTCGGATCCTTGGTGTGCCAACCGGAGGTTCCGAGCACAGTTGCTCCAAGTGAACTCAATGTCAACTTATTCTCTTCAGGTGCAGCAGATCCGTTGTTACTGCCGATCAGAACCGAGGAGTTTGCGCTGTCATAAGTGATTTCCGTACCGAGTAATGTCCCCACTGCACGCACTGGCAAATACGTTGTTCCATTGTAGGTAATTGGCAGTACCGTCTTGCCATTGGCATCTTTGGCTGTCACGGTTGCTCCATTCATTTTCAGAGAAATCTTGCTGTTCAGATAGGCCTTAATTGGTTCAAGTCCTGTTGCTGCCAGTGCCCCTGTACCAATACCGAGTGTCAGTGTGCCCACCATCAGTCCGATTACGGCTTTTTTCTTCACTATAAATCCCTCCTGTAACCAAATTGGTTTGTCCTTTATACATTTAAACGACTAAAGTGGTATTGTCAACCATTTTTAATTCAATATTTTGGAAATATCTCTGTATAAGAACAGCACAAAGTGAGGCTGAGTATCCCCGTTTTTTTTCAGCCCCACCGTTCCTACCCCTGCCTAATAAGGCAGAAGCATAAGTTATTCTTTTATGACAAGCAAGCATCAATCTCTTAAATCTTCTACTCCGTGGCTTCAATCAAACGATTCATAATACTCATCTTCATACGCTTCAGTACTGTATTCCACATTCACTGCCTTCCATCCGCCATCCTGATATTCATAAGCAAATGTTAGATCTCCGTCGTACCCAGCCGGTCCATATGCGCCAGACGCCGTGACTTTCAACTTGCCGTTCTCCACACTGTAATACACGACATCGCCGAATTGAAGTTCATCATTATAGGCTATGCCATCCGTTTCTTCCTCAATTTGAGAAGGCTCTAACTTTACCCCATCCAACGTTACGTCAATGGTCACTTTCCCAGGCGTAACGTTCACTTTGGAGCTTATGTGCTGCTTCACAACCTCATCCAGAGGCTGCATGTTCATCTCTTCTAGCGTATCCGAATCTATGATGTGTGCCTGACCCAAATAAATACCTGTTCCGTGTCCGGAAGTGAACAGCACGATAATCTCTTTTTTGCCGTCCCCATTCAGATCCAGTTCATGCACTTCGGGTTTGTAAGACCCGCCTTCTCCCTGCCACTTGCTGAATTCACGCGTCTGTCCATTTACTTCAAGAATCATGCCGTTATAAATATATCCTGAACCCTCCACTTGCATCGGGTATAATCTTACCTTTTCATTTTCGGGAGCAACGGAAACGTTCTCTTTTTTTACAGGAGCGTTCTCTTCTGAGGTAAAGGATGTTTCATTGGTTTCTATATTGGATGCCACGACCCCATCGGTCTGGCTGGATTGATCATCTATGTTAAGCTGTTTTTGTTCATTGGATGTTCTGGCCGCTGAGGTTGTACTGATCGTAACAACCGCCAAAACGATCATCAGCAGGATACCTGTCCACGTTTTCAATATTCTGGGCTCCTTCTTTTAAAAATGGAATACTACAACTATTATATCGTCATTTATCGCCCAGTCGTTGCGAATTTGTTAATGTTTCATAAAAAAAACTTTACAAACCTCTAATTTTGCGAAAGAATGTTCGGGTTTATCCATATAAAGAAAAAAACATTCCGGAAACAGCTTAAGGCTGCATCCGAAATGCTTTTGTTTTGTCCATCAAACGATCCGTTAATTGTCTCAACTCTTCAGCCGAAGAGGAGATTTCCTGCATGATTGCCGTCTCCTCATGAGCGGCATCCATAATCCGTCTAGCCTCGTCCGAGAACGAGCCGGCTTTTCCTTGAATCTGTTTAACGTGACCATGTGTCCGTTCAACCCGAACGGTCTGCTCTGCAATTTTGGAGCCGATCTCATGAGCGCCTTTCATGAATACCTCAACCGTTCCAGTCAGCTCCAGCAGCGTCTGATCGACATTAATGGTGCGCTGGGACTCATTCACGACAAGTCCGTGCTGCTCATGAATCAGCTGTGCCGTATCGCGGATACGCTGCTGAACACGGCTGATCAGTTCGTTTATTCGGTGAACCGATTGTGTACTCTCGTCCGACAGCTTGCGAATCTGCTGGGCAACCACAGCAAAACCTGCTCCCTCTTCTCCGGCACGCGCTGCCTCAATGGATGCATTTAGAGCAAGAAGTGCTGTCTCCTCCGCGATGTTTTTGACCGATTGCGTAATGGCCTCAATATCCGAGGCTTCCTTCTCTAGAACCAGCATGATGTCCCGGGAACGATTATGCGATACAGCCAGCTCGTCCATTCCTTTCATCAGCAACGAAAATGTCTGCTTCGTATGATCCACCGACTGTTCCATCTGCCCTGACATCTCTGTCATACCGATCGATTGGGTATGCATGCGCTGAAAATCGTTCAACATCTCATCTGCCGTGATCAGAGACTCGTGGGAAGTCACTTTTTGTTCCTCTACCCCTACGGCAATGTGATCCACCGCTTCCGACATCATTTCAATTTGTTCGGCTGCCTGGGTAATGGCTTCACTTAAAGATTGCGCATTCTGTGAGGTCGTACGCGTACTATCCGCAATGTCGTTCACAATACTTCTTAGATTAACGACCATTGCGCGAAACGCATCATATAACACGGTAAGCTCGTCCTGCGTACGGCGCTGCGGAATTTCAGCTGTCAGATCTCCTGACGAAACTTGCTGGGCTGCCTTGGACAGGTGAACGATTGGACGGGTCAGCCAGCGGGAGGCAAACCATCCCAGAATTCCGTTCCAGCACACGCCTAGAATGAGTACTAAGGTGATATACAACCAGCTTGGCATGGAGAAAGAGAGCCAGTCCTGGAGAAAAAATATAAAAAAGCCGCTAGTTCCGTATGTAATAATCGAAATGAGTACCAGACCTGCGACTGTCTTTGCGCCTAAAGTCCATTTCATGCTCGCACCTCATAGTCCTTTTTTCCTATTTTACCAATCGTCGACCAAATAACATGTGATCTACATCACTGAAAACGCTAAATCAGGGACCCATCTTGTCCAGCACGAATACCTTTTCATCCTTGTGGTGCATAATTTATAAGATAAGTTTGTTACACTTCGATTCACCCAGTACGAAGCCAGGTTAATACCCCTAATTTTAATTATTATCGGCAAATTGGGTTAAATCATTTAGCCTGGCATCCATTTTGCTTAAGTGATATACTGAGTGCGCTTCGGCATCGCCGGAGCTGACCTATTTTTGGATGCCACTGGAGGCGAAAGAAATGTCTACAATGTCCACACGGACGGAGAAAGATTTTATTGGTGAAAAAGAAATTCCTGCTTATGCCTATTACGGAATACAGACGGTACGGGCCGTGGAAAACTTTCCGATTACTGGCGTACCCGTGCATCGGGAGCTAGTTACAGCCCTCGCTGCCGTGAAGAAGGCTGCCGCAATCACGAATATGGAGCTGAAAATGCTGCCGCCGAAAATTGGCGATGTCATCGTGATGGCCGCTGAAGAAATGATGAAAGGTCATCATCTGGATCATTTTATAGTTGACTCCATTCAGGGCGGTGCTGGCACCTCCATGAATATGAATATGAACGAAATTTTGGCCAATCGCGGACTTGAACTGCTGCTGCAGAACAAAGGGGATTACTTCCATTGCAACCCCAACAACCATGTGAACATGTCCCAGTCTACCAACGATGTCATTCCAACAGCACTGCGGATCGCTGCGTATCAGTTGTCTGAAACATTGC contains these protein-coding regions:
- a CDS encoding stalk domain-containing protein; amino-acid sequence: MKKKAVIGLMVGTLTLGIGTGALAATGLEPIKAYLNSKISLKMNGATVTAKDANGKTVLPITYNGTTYLPVRAVGTLLGTEITYDSANSSVLIGSNNGSAAPEENKLTLSSLGATVLGTSGWHTKDPSDTSYKGKDYKDVYLHTDSVKQGESFQIMTQKKYSKLHLELAAIAGSHEIRIIDHNNTTLKTLTVAADRGLQGVDVDVSEADFVFVEIVDEEPGSSLFVPLTTSYLTK
- a CDS encoding ring-cleaving dioxygenase — its product is MQIKGLHHVSALTAHAAENYRFYTNVMGLRLIKKTVNQDDVSVYHLFYGDEKGNPGTELTFFEIPMAGQTREGVNSISATSLRVPNDAALQYWIQRFDEYEVPHGEITNRGGRATLSFTDFENQRLILVSDENNTGVPGGKPWDQSPVPTEYGIVGLGPVHLTVQDASLTATVLTELLGFRQKGTYPAFVAGQPDVLIFESGEGGSGSEVHVEERNDLPIERPGRGSVHHVAFRVDNEEELRQWVERVRNFSFPNSGFVDRFYFRSLYFREANGILFELATDGPGFDTDEELAHLGESLALPPFLESRRAEIEANLKPLDTMIR
- a CDS encoding methyl-accepting chemotaxis protein — its product is MKWTLGAKTVAGLVLISIITYGTSGFFIFFLQDWLSFSMPSWLYITLVLILGVCWNGILGWFASRWLTRPIVHLSKAAQQVSSGDLTAEIPQRRTQDELTVLYDAFRAMVVNLRSIVNDIADSTRTTSQNAQSLSEAITQAAEQIEMMSEAVDHIAVGVEEQKVTSHESLITADEMLNDFQRMHTQSIGMTEMSGQMEQSVDHTKQTFSLLMKGMDELAVSHNRSRDIMLVLEKEASDIEAITQSVKNIAEETALLALNASIEAARAGEEGAGFAVVAQQIRKLSDESTQSVHRINELISRVQQRIRDTAQLIHEQHGLVVNESQRTINVDQTLLELTGTVEVFMKGAHEIGSKIAEQTVRVERTHGHVKQIQGKAGSFSDEARRIMDAAHEETAIMQEISSSAEELRQLTDRLMDKTKAFRMQP
- a CDS encoding TIGR02206 family membrane protein, which codes for MGYPQWLDPYDERPFIMFSNPHIWAIACTAIVIILLYLLRNKLRAWPERTRRVLRMRIAIFMIGCEVLLQLWYVYGGVWGVRTSLPLELCSLSLLLSAVLLLTRSRLLFSAIFFAGIAGALMAIVTPNLGYTVPHFRFIQFFTAHACIILALLYMTWVEQLRPSWRSVVGSMVFVNVAALIVYGTDVLVEANYMFLRHKPETASVLDLLGPYPLYILGEEVLAAVLFSLMYLLFFAIPERMKNRVKKERSSAV